In Phyllostomus discolor isolate MPI-MPIP mPhyDis1 chromosome 3, mPhyDis1.pri.v3, whole genome shotgun sequence, a single genomic region encodes these proteins:
- the BAAT gene encoding bile acid-CoA:amino acid N-acyltransferase isoform X1 translates to MAENTTQWSLGQLPMPQLTAIPASALADEPVHIRATGLPPMQLVTLMATLKDERGNLFQSKAFYRANEAGELDLKQAPSLGGNYVGVHPMGLFWSLKPQRPFGRLLKKDVMNSPFSVTLDLYNSVYFLESAIVQPSASQVVQRWFRRPGTQRVQIREGRLRGALFLPPGEGPFPGIIDLFGGLGGLVEFRASLLAAHGFAVLALAYFAYDDLPELLLEVDLEYFEEAANLLLAHPKIQGPGIGVMSVSKGAEIGLAMACFLKQVVATVCINGTNAIFDFPLKYRDLVMLPIHSFLERTDTDVSGAVRLCHYRGDPRDKANQQSVLPIEKAQGQILFIIGENDQSMNSREYAKQALEQLKSHGKSNGRMLVYPGAGHLIEPPYAPLCYASRNNVRSLILLWGGDPVGHAAAQEHAWGEIQKFFRQHLTQTRSQL, encoded by the exons AT GGCAGAAAACACCACTCAGTGGTCCCTTGGCCAGCTGCCAATGCCCCAGCTGACAGCCATCCCAGCAAGTGCCCTTGCTGATGAGCCCGTGCACATCCGAGCCACTGGCTTGCCTCCAATGCAGCTGGTGACCCTCATGGCGACTCTGAAGGATGAGAGGGGAAATCTGTTCCAGTCTAAAGCCTTTTACAGGGCGAACGAGGCTGGTGAGCTGGACCTGAAGCAGGCTCCTTCCTTAGGAGGCAACTACGTAGGGGTCCACCCGATGGGCCTCTTTTGGTCTCTGAAGCCTCAGAGGCCTTTCGGGAGGCTGCTGAAGAAGGATGTGATGAACAGCCCCTTTTCTGTCACTCTGGACTTGTACAACTCGGTTTACTTCCTGGAGTCAGCCATCGTGCAGCCTAGTGCCAGTCAGGTGGTGCAGCGCTGGTTCCGACGCCCAGGGACGCAGCGGGTGCAGATCCGAGAAGGCCGCCTGCGAGGAGCCCTTTTTCTCCCCCCAG GAGAAGGCCCTTTCCCTGGAATCATCGATTTGTTTGGGGGCCTGGGGGGTCTAGTTGAATTCCGAGCCAGTCTTTTGGCTGCCCATGGCTTTGCAGTCCTGGCATTAGCATATTTTGCCTATGACGACCTGCCCGAACTACTGCTGGAGGTGGACCTGGAATATTTTGAGGAAGCTGCCAACTTGCTACTAGCTCATCCCAAG atCCAAGGGCCAGGAATTGGAGTGATGTCTGTGAGCAAAGGTGCAGAGATTGGGCTGGCCATGGCCTGCTTCCTGAAGCAGGTGGTAGCCACTGTCTGCATCAATGGGACCAATGCCATCTTTGACTTTCCACTCAAGTACAGGGATCTGGTCATGTTACCCATCCACTCATTTTTGGAGCGCACGGACACTGACGTCTCAGGGGCCGTGCGTCTCTGCCACTACCGGGGAGACCCCCGGGATAAAGCGAATCAGCAGAGCGTGTTGCCCATTGAAAAGGCTCAAGGTCAGATCCTCTTCATAATAGGAGAGAATGACCAATCGATGAATAGTAGAGAATATGCTAAGCAGGCTCTGGAGCAGCTGAAGAGTCATGGGAAAAGCAATGGAAGGATGCTGGTCTACCCTGGGGCAGGCCACCTCATAGAGCCACCCTATGCGCCTCTATGCTACGCTTCACGGAACAATGTCAGGTCCCTAATCCTGCTCTGGGGAGGGGACCCTGTTGGGCACGCGGCTGCCCAGGAGCACGCCTGGGGAGAGATCCAGAAGTTCTTCAGGCAACACCTCACACAAACCAGAAGCCAACTGTGA
- the BAAT gene encoding bile acid-CoA:amino acid N-acyltransferase isoform X2 → MPQLTAIPASALADEPVHIRATGLPPMQLVTLMATLKDERGNLFQSKAFYRANEAGELDLKQAPSLGGNYVGVHPMGLFWSLKPQRPFGRLLKKDVMNSPFSVTLDLYNSVYFLESAIVQPSASQVVQRWFRRPGTQRVQIREGRLRGALFLPPGEGPFPGIIDLFGGLGGLVEFRASLLAAHGFAVLALAYFAYDDLPELLLEVDLEYFEEAANLLLAHPKIQGPGIGVMSVSKGAEIGLAMACFLKQVVATVCINGTNAIFDFPLKYRDLVMLPIHSFLERTDTDVSGAVRLCHYRGDPRDKANQQSVLPIEKAQGQILFIIGENDQSMNSREYAKQALEQLKSHGKSNGRMLVYPGAGHLIEPPYAPLCYASRNNVRSLILLWGGDPVGHAAAQEHAWGEIQKFFRQHLTQTRSQL, encoded by the exons ATGCCCCAGCTGACAGCCATCCCAGCAAGTGCCCTTGCTGATGAGCCCGTGCACATCCGAGCCACTGGCTTGCCTCCAATGCAGCTGGTGACCCTCATGGCGACTCTGAAGGATGAGAGGGGAAATCTGTTCCAGTCTAAAGCCTTTTACAGGGCGAACGAGGCTGGTGAGCTGGACCTGAAGCAGGCTCCTTCCTTAGGAGGCAACTACGTAGGGGTCCACCCGATGGGCCTCTTTTGGTCTCTGAAGCCTCAGAGGCCTTTCGGGAGGCTGCTGAAGAAGGATGTGATGAACAGCCCCTTTTCTGTCACTCTGGACTTGTACAACTCGGTTTACTTCCTGGAGTCAGCCATCGTGCAGCCTAGTGCCAGTCAGGTGGTGCAGCGCTGGTTCCGACGCCCAGGGACGCAGCGGGTGCAGATCCGAGAAGGCCGCCTGCGAGGAGCCCTTTTTCTCCCCCCAG GAGAAGGCCCTTTCCCTGGAATCATCGATTTGTTTGGGGGCCTGGGGGGTCTAGTTGAATTCCGAGCCAGTCTTTTGGCTGCCCATGGCTTTGCAGTCCTGGCATTAGCATATTTTGCCTATGACGACCTGCCCGAACTACTGCTGGAGGTGGACCTGGAATATTTTGAGGAAGCTGCCAACTTGCTACTAGCTCATCCCAAG atCCAAGGGCCAGGAATTGGAGTGATGTCTGTGAGCAAAGGTGCAGAGATTGGGCTGGCCATGGCCTGCTTCCTGAAGCAGGTGGTAGCCACTGTCTGCATCAATGGGACCAATGCCATCTTTGACTTTCCACTCAAGTACAGGGATCTGGTCATGTTACCCATCCACTCATTTTTGGAGCGCACGGACACTGACGTCTCAGGGGCCGTGCGTCTCTGCCACTACCGGGGAGACCCCCGGGATAAAGCGAATCAGCAGAGCGTGTTGCCCATTGAAAAGGCTCAAGGTCAGATCCTCTTCATAATAGGAGAGAATGACCAATCGATGAATAGTAGAGAATATGCTAAGCAGGCTCTGGAGCAGCTGAAGAGTCATGGGAAAAGCAATGGAAGGATGCTGGTCTACCCTGGGGCAGGCCACCTCATAGAGCCACCCTATGCGCCTCTATGCTACGCTTCACGGAACAATGTCAGGTCCCTAATCCTGCTCTGGGGAGGGGACCCTGTTGGGCACGCGGCTGCCCAGGAGCACGCCTGGGGAGAGATCCAGAAGTTCTTCAGGCAACACCTCACACAAACCAGAAGCCAACTGTGA